The Micromonospora krabiensis genome window below encodes:
- a CDS encoding NUDIX hydrolase: MTTTLTPLRRIAAYAVCVDSHDRVLLVRASTRSGTPGTWSLPGGAVDHGEDPNHTVVRETAAETGLSVAVTGLQDVLADMRALPERGITIHTDRLVYRVAVRGGTLTDRVERPTDLARWFTREEAARLPLRSFTARALDLPASSADVVPDEPPEFPSFYAVPGPDGLHRAQRFAAYAVCTDPDGRVLLTRVADGYPGAGCWHLPGGGTDYGEQPGAALIRELVEETGQTGRLVELLGVASHRDAASLGPEGYPIDWHGVRAFYRVVVDQPAPPRVADVGGSTSEARWFAPAELGALPAERLTEVTAEAVQAARLTP, encoded by the coding sequence GTGACCACCACCCTGACGCCGCTGCGCAGGATCGCGGCATACGCAGTTTGTGTCGATTCGCACGACCGGGTCCTGCTGGTTCGCGCCTCGACGCGCTCCGGCACGCCCGGCACCTGGTCGTTGCCGGGGGGTGCGGTCGACCACGGCGAGGACCCGAACCACACCGTCGTGCGCGAGACGGCGGCCGAGACCGGCCTCTCGGTGGCCGTCACCGGCCTGCAGGACGTCCTGGCCGACATGCGGGCGCTGCCCGAGCGGGGCATCACGATCCACACCGACCGGCTCGTCTACCGGGTCGCGGTGCGCGGCGGGACGCTCACCGACCGGGTCGAGCGGCCGACCGACCTGGCCCGGTGGTTCACCCGCGAGGAGGCGGCCCGGCTGCCGCTGCGCTCCTTCACCGCGCGCGCCCTCGACCTGCCGGCGTCCTCGGCCGACGTGGTGCCCGACGAGCCACCGGAGTTCCCCTCCTTCTACGCCGTCCCCGGCCCGGACGGCCTGCACCGGGCGCAGCGCTTCGCCGCGTACGCGGTCTGCACCGACCCGGACGGTCGCGTCCTGCTGACTCGGGTCGCCGACGGCTACCCGGGCGCCGGCTGCTGGCACCTGCCCGGCGGCGGCACCGACTACGGCGAGCAGCCGGGCGCGGCGCTTATCCGGGAACTGGTCGAGGAGACCGGGCAGACCGGCCGCCTCGTCGAGCTGCTCGGGGTGGCGAGCCACCGGGACGCCGCCTCGCTCGGCCCGGAGGGCTATCCGATCGACTGGCACGGCGTACGCGCCTTCTACCGGGTCGTCGTCGACCAGCCGGCCCCGCCCCGGGTCGCCGACGTCGGCGGCTCCACCAGCGAGGCGCGCTGGTTCGCCCCGGCCGAGCTGGGCGCGCTCCCGGCCGAACGCCTCACCGAGGTGACCGCCGAAGCCGTCCAAGCCGCCCGCCTAACCCCCTAA
- the guaA gene encoding glutamine-hydrolyzing GMP synthase produces MSTPRPVLVVDFGAQYAQLIARRVREANVYSEIVPHSMSVADMLAKNPAAIILSGGPSSVYAPGAPQIDAGMFDAGVPVFGICYGFQAMAQALGGTVAHTGNREYGGTPLHARPEAGVLLRDLPDDLPVWMSHGDCVTEAPAGFTVTAESAGAPVAAFEDLVGRRAGVQFHPEVGHTAHGQEMLTRFLYDIAGIEPTWTPENIIDEQVARIREQVGDKEVICGLSGGVDSAVAAALVHKAVGDQLTCVFVDHGLLRAGEAEQVEKDYVAATGIKLKVVDARERFLGALAGVTDPEQKRKIIGREFIRVFETAAREIAAHGDVEFLVQGTLYPDVVESGGGTGTANIKSHHNVGGLPEDLKFALVEPLRTLFKDEVRTLGLQLGLPEAMVWRHPFPGPGLAIRIIGAVDEERLAVLRKADLIARQELTLAGLDRGVWQFPVVLLADVRSVGVQGDGRSYGHPVVLRPVSSEDAMTADWSRLPYDVVAKISTRITNEVAEVNRVVLDVTSKPPGTIEWE; encoded by the coding sequence ATGAGCACGCCTCGCCCCGTCCTCGTGGTGGACTTCGGAGCCCAGTACGCCCAGCTCATCGCGCGTCGTGTGCGCGAGGCGAACGTCTACTCGGAGATCGTGCCGCACAGCATGTCGGTGGCCGACATGCTCGCGAAGAACCCGGCCGCGATCATCCTCTCCGGCGGCCCGTCGAGCGTCTACGCGCCCGGCGCCCCCCAGATCGACGCCGGCATGTTCGACGCCGGGGTGCCCGTCTTCGGCATCTGCTACGGCTTCCAGGCGATGGCCCAGGCGCTCGGCGGCACGGTGGCCCACACCGGTAACCGCGAGTACGGCGGCACGCCGCTGCACGCGCGTCCCGAGGCCGGTGTGCTGCTCCGCGACCTCCCGGACGACCTGCCGGTCTGGATGAGCCACGGCGACTGCGTCACCGAGGCCCCGGCCGGGTTCACCGTCACCGCCGAGTCGGCGGGCGCGCCGGTGGCCGCGTTCGAGGACCTGGTGGGCCGGCGGGCCGGGGTGCAGTTCCACCCGGAGGTCGGGCACACGGCGCACGGCCAGGAGATGCTGACCCGCTTCCTCTACGACATCGCCGGCATCGAGCCCACCTGGACGCCGGAGAACATCATCGACGAGCAGGTGGCACGGATCCGCGAGCAGGTCGGGGACAAGGAGGTCATCTGCGGCCTCAGCGGCGGTGTCGACTCCGCGGTCGCCGCGGCGCTCGTCCACAAGGCCGTCGGCGACCAGCTGACCTGCGTGTTCGTGGATCACGGCCTGCTGCGGGCCGGCGAGGCCGAGCAGGTCGAGAAGGACTACGTGGCCGCCACGGGAATCAAGCTCAAGGTGGTCGACGCCCGGGAGCGGTTCCTCGGGGCGCTGGCCGGGGTGACCGACCCGGAGCAGAAGCGCAAGATCATCGGACGGGAGTTCATCCGGGTCTTCGAGACCGCCGCCCGGGAGATCGCCGCGCACGGCGACGTCGAGTTCCTGGTGCAGGGCACCCTCTACCCGGACGTGGTCGAGTCCGGCGGCGGCACCGGCACCGCCAACATCAAGAGTCACCACAACGTCGGCGGGCTGCCGGAGGACCTGAAGTTCGCCCTGGTCGAACCGCTGCGCACGCTCTTCAAGGACGAGGTCCGCACGCTCGGCCTCCAGCTCGGCCTGCCCGAGGCGATGGTCTGGCGGCACCCGTTCCCCGGTCCGGGTCTCGCCATCCGGATCATCGGCGCGGTCGACGAGGAGCGCCTCGCGGTGCTTCGCAAGGCCGACCTGATCGCCCGCCAGGAGCTCACCCTCGCCGGCCTCGACCGGGGCGTCTGGCAGTTCCCGGTCGTGCTGCTGGCCGACGTCCGCAGCGTCGGCGTGCAGGGTGACGGGCGCAGCTACGGGCATCCCGTGGTGCTGCGCCCGGTCTCCAGCGAGGACGCGATGACCGCCGACTGGTCCCGGCTGCCCTACGACGTGGTCGCCAAGATCTCGACCCGGATCACCAACGAGGTGGCCGAGGTCAACCGGGTGGTCCTGGACGTGACGAGCAAGCCGCCGGGCACCATCGAGTGGGAGTGA
- a CDS encoding FAD-dependent oxidoreductase, translating to MRYDVLVIGSGFGGSVAALRAAEKGYTVGVLEAGRRFADDEFPRTSWRVRRFLWAPRLGCYGIQRIDLLRPADRRAGGGVLVLSGAGVGGGSLVYANTLYEPLPAFYTDPQWREITDWRTELARHYDQAKRMLGVTTYPRDTSADRVMRAVAGRMGVGDTFHATPVGVHIGRPGERVADPYFGGAGPERTGCTHCGSCMTGCRHGAKNTLVKNYLWLAERLGARVHPLTTVTTVRPDPDGGYAVHTVRTGAWLRRRRQVFRAEQVVLAAGALGTQRLLHEMRATGALPALSPRLGELTRTNSEAILGASVPRQRARARGLDFTDGVAITSSFHPDPQTHVEPVRYGRGSNAMGLLQSLLVDGGPHRIRRWVATLARQPRLAAQLLSVRNWSERTVIALVMQSADNSLTTRLRRGPLGRRLVSGPGHGVPNPTWIPAGNHAARLLAEEIGGVPGGALTEPFDIPMTAHILGGAVIGATAEQGVVDPYHRVFGYPGLHVVDGAAVSANLGVNPSLTITAQAERALSFWPNKGEPDPRPAPGTPYRRLAPVPPRNPAVPPTAPAALRP from the coding sequence ATGCGGTACGACGTGCTCGTCATCGGGTCCGGCTTCGGCGGCAGCGTCGCCGCGCTGCGCGCCGCCGAGAAGGGCTACACGGTCGGCGTGCTGGAGGCCGGGCGGCGCTTCGCCGACGACGAGTTCCCCCGGACGTCGTGGCGGGTGCGGCGGTTCCTCTGGGCCCCGAGGCTCGGCTGCTACGGCATTCAACGGATCGACCTGCTGCGACCGGCCGACCGCCGGGCCGGTGGCGGGGTGCTGGTCCTCTCCGGCGCCGGTGTCGGCGGTGGCTCGCTGGTCTACGCCAACACGCTCTACGAGCCGTTGCCCGCCTTCTACACCGACCCGCAGTGGCGGGAGATCACCGACTGGCGTACCGAGCTGGCCCGCCACTACGACCAGGCGAAGCGGATGCTCGGCGTCACCACGTACCCCCGGGACACGAGCGCGGACCGGGTGATGCGGGCGGTGGCCGGACGGATGGGCGTCGGCGACACCTTCCACGCGACCCCGGTCGGCGTCCACATCGGGCGGCCGGGGGAGCGGGTGGCCGACCCGTACTTCGGCGGGGCCGGACCGGAACGCACCGGCTGCACGCACTGCGGCTCCTGCATGACGGGCTGCCGGCACGGGGCGAAGAACACCCTGGTCAAGAACTACCTGTGGCTCGCCGAGCGGCTCGGCGCCCGGGTGCACCCGCTGACCACGGTCACCACCGTACGCCCCGACCCCGACGGCGGGTACGCGGTGCACACCGTACGCACCGGCGCCTGGCTGCGCCGACGGCGTCAGGTGTTCCGGGCCGAGCAGGTGGTCCTCGCGGCCGGGGCGCTCGGCACCCAGCGCCTGCTGCACGAGATGCGGGCGACCGGAGCGCTGCCCGCGCTCTCCCCCCGGCTGGGCGAGCTGACCCGCACCAACTCGGAGGCGATCCTCGGCGCCTCGGTGCCTCGCCAGCGGGCCCGCGCGCGGGGGCTCGACTTCACCGACGGGGTGGCCATCACCAGCTCGTTCCACCCCGACCCGCAGACCCACGTCGAGCCGGTCCGTTACGGGCGGGGCTCCAACGCGATGGGGCTGCTCCAGTCGCTGCTGGTCGACGGCGGGCCGCACCGGATCCGCCGGTGGGTCGCCACGCTGGCCCGGCAGCCGCGCCTGGCGGCCCAGCTGCTCTCCGTCCGCAACTGGTCGGAGCGTACGGTGATCGCCCTGGTCATGCAGTCGGCGGACAACTCGTTGACCACCCGGCTCCGGCGGGGCCCCCTCGGACGCCGGCTGGTGTCCGGGCCGGGGCACGGGGTGCCGAACCCGACCTGGATCCCCGCCGGCAACCACGCGGCCCGGCTGCTGGCGGAGGAGATCGGCGGCGTGCCCGGGGGAGCGTTGACCGAGCCGTTCGACATCCCGATGACCGCGCACATCCTCGGCGGGGCGGTGATCGGGGCCACGGCGGAGCAGGGTGTGGTCGACCCGTACCACCGGGTCTTCGGATATCCGGGGCTGCACGTGGTGGACGGCGCGGCCGTCTCGGCCAACCTCGGCGTGAACCCGTCGCTCACCATCACCGCCCAGGCGGAGCGGGCCCTGTCGTTCTGGCCCAACAAGGGCGAGCCGGACCCCCGCCCCGCGCCGGGCACCCCGTACCGCCGCCTCGCGCCGGTCCCGCCGAGAAACCCGGCAGTCCCCCCGACCGCACCCGCCGCCCTCCGCCCCTGA
- a CDS encoding PspC domain-containing protein, translating to MTATTPPHAPYKQLRRPTTDRMVAGVASGVGRYFAVDPTLVRVIFAVAGLLTGGVALIAYPIMWFLMPEEPAGAPAWPHPTGAAPQGPPPAAGSTPQPTQPTYAPTTTYPTAGPTPPTAA from the coding sequence ATGACAGCCACCACTCCTCCCCACGCTCCCTACAAGCAGCTGCGTCGACCCACCACCGACCGCATGGTGGCGGGCGTCGCGAGCGGGGTCGGCCGCTACTTCGCCGTCGACCCCACCCTGGTCCGGGTGATCTTCGCGGTCGCCGGGCTACTCACCGGCGGTGTCGCGCTGATCGCGTACCCGATCATGTGGTTCCTGATGCCCGAGGAGCCGGCCGGCGCGCCCGCCTGGCCGCACCCGACGGGCGCCGCGCCCCAGGGGCCGCCGCCCGCCGCCGGGTCCACGCCACAGCCGACGCAGCCGACGTACGCCCCGACGACGACCTACCCGACGGCCGGGCCGACTCCGCCCACGGCGGCGTGA